The following coding sequences are from one Candidatus Neomarinimicrobiota bacterium window:
- a CDS encoding ferritin family protein produces MSLNEQINSMNMDEILEMCIDQEQQAIDLYVMARDQATDESARQKFQELVDMETEHKVALRQFEIESFLELPPADLKVTDYLMEPTLKQNMTTQEIVILAAKREGKTARMYQDLANHFVSDKKLNTFFQMMADEELRHKHDLETEYENEFLQEG; encoded by the coding sequence ATGAGCCTAAATGAACAGATCAACTCCATGAATATGGATGAGATACTGGAAATGTGTATTGATCAGGAACAACAGGCCATTGATCTATATGTCATGGCAAGGGATCAGGCCACAGATGAAAGTGCTCGTCAGAAGTTTCAAGAATTGGTCGACATGGAAACTGAACACAAGGTTGCACTCCGCCAATTTGAAATTGAAAGCTTTCTGGAACTTCCTCCTGCTGATTTGAAAGTTACTGATTATCTCATGGAGCCAACGCTTAAGCAGAATATGACCACCCAGGAAATTGTCATTCTGGCTGCCAAAAGAGAGGGGAAAACAGCTCGCATGTATCAGGATCTGGCTAACCACTTTGTTTCAGATAAAAAGTTAAACACATTTTTTCAAATGATGGCTGATGAAGAATTACGCCATAAGCATGATCTGGAAACAGAGTATGAAAATGAGTTTCTACAAGAAGGCTAG
- the gltA gene encoding NADPH-dependent glutamate synthase: MKREKPQSFNTVPIKERLTIPRQDMPEQDALLRSTNFLEVNLGFTPEQAVIEAQRCIECKNPTCMEGCPVNIKIPDFIQLICNKDFMGAAEKIKEDNSLPAVCGRVCPQETQCEQVCVVGKRFEPVAIGRLERFVADYAMLHGNGSAKTIEKPKPSGQKVAIVGSGPAGLAVASDLIKEGHDITVFEALHEFGGVLVYGIPEFRLPKAILREEVANLEAKGVKFIKNFIVGRTMTIQELMTDEGYDAVFLGLGAGLPRFMNIPGENLNGVYSANEFLTRSNLMRGYEFPEWDTPLYRAKHAIIVGGGNTAMDAVRTAKRLGADEASIVYRRSEEEMPARNEEIHHAKEEGVQFLNLVNPIEFIGDEQGNVVMAKCLRMKLGEPDESGRRRPIPMEGSEFTMDVDMVVIAVGNGSNPLIAQTTPEIETNKWGNIVADDDGRTSMEGVFAGGDIVSGGATVILAMGAGRKSAAAISEYLKEKVGSVT, translated from the coding sequence ATGAAACGTGAAAAACCTCAATCATTCAATACTGTACCAATTAAAGAACGCCTGACTATCCCTCGTCAGGATATGCCGGAGCAGGATGCTTTACTCCGTAGCACCAATTTTTTGGAAGTGAATCTTGGCTTCACACCTGAACAGGCTGTAATAGAAGCACAACGCTGTATCGAGTGTAAAAATCCCACCTGCATGGAGGGGTGTCCGGTAAATATTAAGATTCCTGACTTCATTCAGTTGATCTGTAACAAAGATTTTATGGGTGCAGCTGAGAAAATCAAAGAAGACAATTCCCTGCCAGCCGTTTGTGGCCGGGTTTGTCCTCAGGAGACCCAGTGTGAACAGGTTTGCGTAGTGGGGAAACGGTTCGAGCCAGTTGCCATTGGTCGTCTGGAACGTTTTGTGGCAGATTATGCCATGCTGCATGGAAATGGTTCAGCCAAAACCATTGAGAAACCCAAGCCCAGTGGACAAAAAGTCGCGATCGTTGGTTCTGGACCAGCCGGTTTGGCAGTGGCCAGTGATTTGATCAAAGAAGGTCATGATATCACCGTGTTCGAAGCACTGCATGAGTTTGGTGGAGTATTGGTCTACGGCATTCCGGAATTTCGCTTACCCAAAGCAATTTTGCGGGAAGAGGTTGCCAATCTGGAGGCAAAGGGGGTCAAGTTTATCAAGAATTTCATTGTTGGCCGCACCATGACCATCCAGGAATTGATGACAGACGAAGGCTATGATGCCGTTTTCCTGGGCTTGGGAGCTGGTTTACCCCGGTTTATGAATATTCCAGGTGAGAATCTCAATGGCGTCTATTCTGCCAATGAATTTTTGACCCGTTCAAATCTTATGCGTGGGTATGAATTCCCCGAATGGGATACGCCGCTTTATCGGGCTAAGCATGCCATCATTGTAGGTGGTGGCAATACTGCCATGGATGCAGTTAGAACAGCCAAGCGTCTCGGAGCCGATGAAGCCTCTATTGTTTACCGACGTTCTGAAGAGGAAATGCCGGCACGTAACGAGGAGATCCATCATGCAAAAGAAGAGGGAGTACAATTTCTGAACTTGGTAAATCCCATCGAATTCATTGGTGATGAGCAAGGCAATGTGGTGATGGCCAAATGCTTGCGAATGAAACTGGGTGAACCTGATGAATCAGGTCGTCGTCGTCCGATTCCCATGGAGGGATCAGAATTCACCATGGATGTTGATATGGTGGTTATCGCTGTTGGAAATGGATCAAATCCGCTGATTGCCCAGACCACCCCTGAAATTGAGACCAATAAATGGGGTAATATTGTTGCCGATGATGATGGACGCACTTCCATGGAAGGGGTCTTTGCTGGAGGAGATATTGTTAGTGGTGGTGCCACAGTAATCCTGGCTATGGGTGCCGGTCGAAAATCAGCCGCAGCTATTAGTGAATATTTGAAAGAAAAAGTTGGGAGTGTCACATGA
- a CDS encoding sulfide/dihydroorotate dehydrogenase-like FAD/NAD-binding protein: MYKILKAKFIAPNVKSFIIEAPLIAKKRQAGQFVMLRVHDKGERIPITIADSDIKAGWINIIVQGLGKTSAHLNTLEAGDHLQDLVGPLGLPTHIENWGTLVCISGGVGTAEALPIAAAGKAAGNRVISIIGARNKDLIIAEAQMAELVDEVRISTDDGSAGRHGLVTDVLQDIMDEGIKPDMIVAIGPLPMMAAVSNQTKEIGIPTMVSLNAIMVDGTGMCGACRATVGGKTVFVCVDGPEFDGHQVDFKELGMRQKMYKKQEAESHKCFLEKQMKKLKTEQAEEVSS, translated from the coding sequence ATGTATAAAATATTAAAAGCCAAATTCATTGCTCCCAATGTAAAAAGTTTCATTATTGAAGCCCCCCTCATTGCTAAGAAACGTCAAGCAGGGCAATTTGTGATGCTGAGGGTTCATGATAAGGGTGAACGTATTCCCATTACTATTGCTGACTCAGATATCAAAGCGGGTTGGATCAATATCATCGTACAGGGGCTGGGAAAGACCAGTGCTCACCTCAATACCCTGGAAGCAGGTGATCATTTACAAGATTTGGTAGGACCGCTGGGTCTGCCTACTCACATCGAGAACTGGGGTACCCTGGTCTGTATCAGTGGTGGAGTTGGAACAGCTGAAGCGCTGCCAATTGCTGCTGCTGGAAAGGCTGCCGGGAATCGCGTTATATCCATCATTGGTGCCCGCAACAAAGATCTGATTATCGCTGAAGCGCAAATGGCTGAACTTGTCGATGAAGTCCGTATCTCTACTGATGATGGATCTGCCGGACGCCACGGTTTGGTCACCGATGTATTGCAGGATATCATGGATGAAGGCATCAAACCTGACATGATCGTTGCCATTGGTCCCCTGCCCATGATGGCCGCCGTCTCTAACCAGACCAAAGAGATTGGTATTCCTACCATGGTCAGTCTGAATGCCATTATGGTAGATGGAACCGGAATGTGTGGTGCCTGCCGGGCTACCGTTGGTGGCAAAACAGTTTTTGTCTGTGTGGATGGACCGGAGTTTGATGGTCATCAAGTAGATTTTAAGGAATTGGGCATGCGCCAGAAGATGTACAAAAAACAGGAGGCAGAATCACATAAGTGCTTCCTTGAAAAACAGATGAAAAAGCTCAAAACTGAGCAGGCAGAGGAGGTTTCATCATGA
- a CDS encoding DUF5916 domain-containing protein, which translates to MNIARLILPGLLLISVTFADTKQKSVFAYRTLSPPIIDGVVDDEVWKGSQPATDFYRFQPESGGHAPVKTELRFLYDDVALYVAAIMYDPEPMEILTQLGKRDDDNVVADWLGLWISPFNDGANELNFAVTASGIQIDRKFSPNNVDNNWNPVWTSDVSIHAQGWFLEMEIPFSQIRFPSKDIQTWGLNIARYRAREREAYTWTALDKAQDNFAQQSGLLHGIENIETPLRLSFTPYAAASIEHYPFDESGKSNFSSIYRGGMDLKYGINESFTLDMTLIPDFGQVQSDNQELNLTPFEIRYDEHRPFFTEGTQLLHKAGLFYSRRVGSRPVGFWNVYGDDVLGSGDEIISNPDETQLINATKVTGQTINGIGLGFFNAITAETHAVIRDSVGNEREYVTNPLTNYNLVIVGKNLKNGSDFSLVNTNVQRFSGDDNNYDFRDANVIGFETRLLTADSKWILEANGGYDQLIYADSVSTGYKYYLGISEGLGALQYGLGHNVESEFYNPNDMGYLRQPNEYSQHGWISLRTLDPVWKVNSANIRVSANYSSRFNPRVYSSLDFNAHYNISFKNYLSWGGGLSLRPKEGHNYDEPRIADRYFTVPTGFNFHTWLSSNYNKAFSMNGWGGASTRNRRGAQWHGGGITPRWRVNNRWLMRYEAEMHLNESDHGFADYDSEGAPIFGKRDQVTITNSFYSSYIVSRNLESDIRMRYYRSSVEYLEFFDLLEDGNLSPSSYSEDLNTVFGAFTIDAVMTWRFSPGSELNITWKNAIFTYGDNPGVSYLEDVKGLPDLDQSNSLSFKLLYYVDTWNLKHKL; encoded by the coding sequence ATGAATATTGCTCGATTAATTTTACCAGGCCTGTTGTTGATATCGGTCACTTTTGCCGATACTAAGCAAAAAAGTGTATTTGCCTACAGGACTTTATCCCCGCCAATTATTGATGGTGTTGTAGATGATGAAGTCTGGAAAGGAAGTCAACCAGCCACAGATTTTTACCGCTTTCAACCAGAGAGTGGTGGTCATGCTCCGGTGAAGACCGAACTCAGGTTTTTGTATGACGATGTCGCTCTTTATGTGGCGGCTATCATGTATGATCCTGAACCGATGGAGATCCTGACCCAGTTGGGTAAACGGGATGATGACAATGTGGTAGCTGATTGGCTGGGGCTCTGGATAAGTCCCTTCAACGACGGTGCAAATGAGCTGAATTTCGCAGTGACTGCCTCTGGAATCCAAATCGATCGAAAGTTCAGCCCTAATAATGTTGATAACAATTGGAACCCGGTCTGGACCAGTGATGTTTCGATCCACGCCCAGGGTTGGTTCCTGGAAATGGAAATCCCCTTTAGTCAAATTCGTTTTCCCTCAAAAGATATTCAAACCTGGGGGCTCAACATAGCGCGTTACCGGGCGAGAGAAAGGGAAGCCTATACCTGGACCGCTCTGGATAAAGCGCAGGACAACTTTGCCCAGCAGTCCGGACTATTACATGGCATCGAGAATATCGAAACACCTCTGCGTCTTTCGTTCACACCCTACGCAGCCGCTTCTATCGAACACTATCCCTTTGATGAATCAGGCAAAAGCAACTTTTCCAGTATCTATCGGGGAGGGATGGATCTGAAATATGGCATTAATGAGAGTTTTACCCTGGATATGACCCTGATCCCGGATTTTGGTCAGGTTCAATCTGACAACCAGGAACTGAATCTTACCCCTTTTGAAATTCGTTACGATGAGCATCGCCCATTTTTTACGGAAGGAACTCAATTACTTCATAAAGCTGGACTATTCTACTCCCGTCGGGTAGGGTCCCGACCGGTAGGTTTTTGGAACGTGTATGGTGATGATGTGCTTGGTTCAGGTGATGAGATCATCTCCAATCCTGATGAAACACAACTCATCAATGCCACCAAAGTAACCGGACAAACCATCAATGGCATTGGATTGGGCTTTTTCAATGCCATCACCGCCGAAACTCATGCTGTTATTAGAGATTCGGTGGGCAATGAGCGTGAATATGTGACGAATCCCTTGACTAACTATAATCTGGTTATAGTAGGTAAGAACCTTAAAAATGGATCCGACTTCAGCCTTGTCAATACCAATGTCCAACGTTTTTCCGGGGATGATAACAATTATGATTTTCGGGATGCGAATGTAATTGGCTTTGAAACTCGATTATTGACCGCTGATTCCAAATGGATATTGGAAGCCAATGGCGGCTATGATCAATTGATCTATGCCGATAGTGTATCCACTGGTTATAAATACTATTTAGGTATATCAGAAGGTCTGGGAGCTTTACAATATGGTCTTGGGCACAATGTGGAGAGTGAATTCTATAACCCCAATGATATGGGATACTTGCGCCAGCCTAATGAGTATTCTCAACATGGTTGGATATCACTTAGGACTCTAGATCCGGTCTGGAAGGTTAATAGTGCGAATATCAGGGTAAGCGCCAATTATTCTAGTCGTTTCAACCCCCGTGTATATTCCAGTCTGGATTTCAATGCTCATTACAATATAAGCTTTAAAAACTATTTATCCTGGGGTGGTGGACTCTCGTTGAGGCCGAAAGAAGGTCATAATTATGATGAGCCCCGAATTGCTGATCGCTATTTTACTGTTCCCACAGGGTTTAATTTTCATACCTGGCTTTCATCGAATTATAACAAGGCCTTCTCCATGAATGGCTGGGGTGGTGCCTCAACCAGAAATCGACGGGGTGCCCAATGGCATGGTGGTGGTATAACTCCGCGTTGGCGTGTGAATAATCGTTGGCTCATGCGTTATGAAGCTGAAATGCATTTGAATGAGAGTGACCACGGGTTTGCCGATTATGATAGTGAAGGTGCTCCAATTTTTGGTAAACGAGATCAGGTGACGATCACGAATAGTTTCTATTCCAGCTACATTGTCAGTCGGAATCTTGAGTCTGACATTCGCATGCGTTATTACCGATCATCTGTAGAATATCTGGAATTCTTTGATCTCCTTGAGGATGGTAATTTATCCCCGAGTTCGTATAGTGAGGATCTGAATACTGTGTTCGGAGCATTTACCATTGATGCAGTCATGACCTGGCGCTTTTCACCGGGAAGTGAATTGAATATTACCTGGAAGAACGCCATTTTTACCTACGGTGATAATCCGGGAGTCTCGTATCTGGAGGATGTGAAGGGTTTACCTGATCTGGATCAGAGTAACAGCCTCTCTTTTAAACTGTTATACTATGTTGATACTTGGAATCTGAAACATAAACTATAG
- a CDS encoding sigma-54 dependent transcriptional regulator, with protein MADHKIKILIIDDEKNIRLTLRDILEDDGHHVLDAGSGEAGLAIFKQQSVDLVLLDVRLPGMDGIEVLKAIRKINEELDVIMISGHATVGTAVDALRIGAYDFLEKPLSLARVKLAIRNLSEKQTLLKRSTLIQQTEKVKYRMIGTSPQIELVLETARRVGPTQAKVLIRGESGTGKELVAHAIHTASSRANEAFVKFNAAAIPSELVESELFGHEKGAFTGAVGQKKGKIEMANGGTLFLDEIGDMSLSAQAKILRVLEDGKFERVGGTQTQSVDIRLLAATNKPLEELVSTGLFREDLFYRLNVVPINLPPLREREGDIKVLINHFLAHYAAELSLQPKRFSRDAMNMLVGYPFPGNIRELRNLIERLYILSPNMEIDIQEVKPHLNQVISTTGDATIFSETRPFTEAKRMFEESFLESQLRQHAGNISRTAKSLGMQQSNLSRKLKELGLGKS; from the coding sequence ATGGCTGATCATAAGATCAAAATATTGATAATTGATGATGAAAAGAACATTCGCCTCACGTTGCGCGACATCCTTGAGGATGATGGTCATCACGTATTGGATGCCGGGAGTGGTGAAGCCGGTCTGGCTATTTTCAAACAGCAAAGTGTTGATCTGGTCTTACTGGATGTTCGCTTACCAGGCATGGATGGTATTGAAGTTCTGAAAGCAATTCGGAAGATCAATGAAGAACTGGATGTGATTATGATCTCTGGACACGCCACGGTTGGTACTGCCGTTGATGCTCTACGCATCGGGGCCTATGACTTCCTTGAAAAACCATTGTCACTAGCTCGGGTAAAGTTGGCTATCAGAAACCTCTCTGAGAAACAAACACTTTTGAAAAGATCCACTTTGATCCAGCAAACCGAAAAAGTTAAGTATCGCATGATTGGAACGTCTCCCCAGATTGAACTGGTACTAGAGACAGCCCGACGCGTTGGTCCCACTCAAGCTAAAGTCCTCATTCGGGGCGAGAGTGGTACCGGAAAAGAGTTGGTTGCTCACGCTATTCACACTGCCAGCTCACGAGCCAATGAGGCTTTTGTGAAATTCAATGCTGCTGCCATTCCATCAGAACTGGTAGAAAGTGAGCTTTTTGGACATGAAAAAGGTGCCTTTACTGGAGCTGTGGGTCAGAAAAAGGGCAAGATCGAGATGGCCAATGGCGGAACCCTTTTCCTGGATGAGATCGGCGATATGAGCCTTTCTGCTCAGGCAAAGATTTTGAGAGTTCTGGAAGATGGAAAATTTGAGCGGGTTGGGGGAACCCAAACCCAGTCTGTAGACATTCGTCTTCTGGCAGCAACCAACAAACCACTGGAAGAATTGGTGTCAACAGGACTTTTTCGTGAGGATCTGTTCTATCGTCTGAATGTCGTTCCCATAAATTTGCCACCCCTGCGCGAACGAGAAGGGGATATCAAGGTCTTGATTAACCATTTTTTGGCTCATTATGCTGCTGAACTAAGTCTGCAGCCGAAACGCTTTTCCCGGGATGCCATGAATATGCTGGTTGGATATCCCTTTCCCGGCAATATTCGTGAATTACGGAATTTGATCGAACGTCTCTATATCTTAAGCCCAAACATGGAAATCGATATTCAAGAGGTCAAACCACACCTGAATCAGGTCATCTCCACTACAGGGGATGCCACAATATTTTCTGAGACTCGTCCCTTTACTGAAGCCAAACGCATGTTTGAGGAAAGTTTTCTTGAATCTCAATTACGGCAACATGCCGGCAATATAAGCCGTACAGCAAAAAGTCTGGGCATGCAGCAATCTAATCTGTCACGTAAACTCAAAGAGCTCGGGTTGGGTAAATCCTGA
- a CDS encoding HAMP domain-containing sensor histidine kinase, with translation MPSFRLQIIVLVSLVTLIAALLMREFFLSNLSSYQDQITELSTKQKVHELYKNYNTIMDSSQVTPFNGEVESILRDLHKIEIAGDFYNRDIRRYSVGIVILMVILTGSIFLLLFMAITRPLARLLTATEKLQGGDFEIHIKENRYSPLNDLIVAFNTMVEELNHNRELLIEAEKQTLWQEMARAMAHEIKNPLTPIRLAAQRLEVKHYEKAENLPEVLEKSMRVINEEVDNLQALVTAFSGFAKMPEAQFEYFDLNQQIKDISEQYSDEASIELNLDKNLEEIHADAMQIKQVLVNLIQNAIQACPREPQINLVTKVREKICLIQITDHGKGISEADLVKIFEPYFTTRKKGTGLGLAIVRRIIRQHGGNIKAYSSPGEGSTFEISLPCNRETA, from the coding sequence ATGCCTTCTTTCAGACTTCAAATAATCGTACTGGTAAGTCTGGTCACCTTGATCGCAGCACTTTTAATGCGCGAATTTTTCCTTAGCAATCTGAGTTCATATCAAGATCAGATCACCGAACTTTCAACAAAACAGAAGGTTCACGAATTGTATAAGAATTATAATACGATCATGGACTCCAGTCAGGTAACACCGTTCAATGGTGAAGTTGAGAGCATTCTCAGAGATTTGCATAAGATCGAGATCGCCGGAGACTTTTACAACCGTGACATCAGACGCTATTCAGTAGGAATCGTTATCCTCATGGTAATTCTGACCGGAAGTATATTTTTGCTGCTATTTATGGCCATCACCCGGCCACTGGCACGTTTGCTTACAGCTACAGAGAAATTGCAAGGTGGAGATTTTGAGATCCATATCAAAGAAAACCGGTATTCGCCCCTGAACGATCTTATCGTGGCTTTTAACACGATGGTTGAGGAATTGAACCACAACCGGGAACTGTTGATCGAAGCTGAAAAACAGACCCTATGGCAGGAAATGGCCAGGGCAATGGCACATGAGATCAAAAACCCACTTACTCCAATACGGTTGGCTGCTCAACGCCTGGAAGTAAAACACTATGAAAAGGCGGAAAATCTTCCTGAAGTCCTGGAAAAATCCATGCGAGTCATCAATGAAGAGGTGGATAATCTCCAGGCTTTGGTGACTGCCTTCTCTGGATTTGCCAAAATGCCTGAAGCTCAGTTTGAATACTTCGACCTTAACCAGCAAATAAAAGATATCAGCGAGCAATATTCGGATGAGGCCAGTATTGAATTGAACCTGGATAAAAATCTGGAAGAGATTCATGCTGATGCCATGCAAATAAAGCAAGTGCTGGTCAATCTGATCCAGAATGCTATCCAGGCTTGTCCTCGTGAACCGCAGATCAATCTGGTGACAAAAGTCCGGGAAAAGATCTGCTTAATTCAGATAACCGATCATGGCAAGGGTATCTCTGAAGCAGATCTGGTGAAAATATTTGAACCCTATTTTACCACCAGGAAAAAGGGAACCGGTTTGGGATTGGCAATAGTAAGACGGATTATTCGTCAACATGGTGGAAACATCAAGGCCTATAGCTCCCCGGGCGAGGGCTCTACGTTTGAGATAAGTCTTCCCTGTAATCGAGAAACAGCATAA
- a CDS encoding DUF4390 domain-containing protein codes for MLQFLADKLGAGALFISQLLLTAVVGTEPYFQDVHLEVSGDRLFCSGRLMESFTPDLDLLLRSGDLVIIHFEIDLVSTTNDSVVAMADWEHRFRYSLLEDEYTVYRSEQDRQMRYGDFELAKEEWVKIQRTLFCRMRVMDGNQSYFLRISAFMEEMEMPGITKKINLMSFWNRIRPVHVSEPFRKRQLAL; via the coding sequence TTGCTACAGTTTCTTGCTGATAAGCTGGGCGCCGGAGCCCTTTTCATTTCCCAACTACTTCTTACAGCAGTTGTCGGGACAGAACCCTATTTTCAGGATGTTCATTTGGAAGTGAGTGGGGATCGATTGTTCTGTTCCGGAAGACTAATGGAAAGCTTCACGCCTGATCTGGATCTACTCCTGCGATCAGGGGATCTAGTGATTATTCACTTCGAAATAGACCTGGTGAGCACTACTAACGACTCAGTAGTGGCTATGGCAGATTGGGAACACCGCTTTCGTTACTCACTGCTGGAAGACGAATATACGGTTTATCGCAGTGAGCAAGATCGGCAAATGCGTTACGGTGATTTTGAACTGGCGAAAGAGGAATGGGTCAAGATCCAGAGAACCTTGTTCTGCAGGATGCGAGTCATGGATGGTAATCAGTCTTATTTTTTAAGAATATCAGCATTTATGGAAGAGATGGAAATGCCGGGTATTACAAAAAAAATCAACCTCATGTCCTTTTGGAATCGTATCAGACCGGTTCATGTTTCAGAACCTTTCAGGAAAAGACAATTAGCTCTATGA
- a CDS encoding PDZ domain-containing protein, whose amino-acid sequence MIRTAEHPTSWSTISGAIVVFANAGALIVLASIVLFATPAFVQGAEHTEVTVNLGQLSELKEVEQELNEVAIEVQEALGEVGIETGIKINFENDEDDARPKLGVYLNNMDFEDAYKMRYPYAHGVLVNGTVNNGSADKAGIIEDDIIMYFDGTKVLYEDHLVRLIRSKHFGDQVQVVFYRDEALDSTLVTFTKPVKKEKALALVDEDKKEKKRRNSRGYGGGGFTPMLVQDQFTDVGDLMTTLGLSSTPFKDEGIVLWGGSGQGYVGNGWFLGGFGNGGSLSNTVTVMDGTTQVDRKITFGMGFGGLTVEKRLAPFSWATIGAGVGLGGGGIDLAVSQNDGNFSWINLGTELLNTNSTTVNFSKNYAIVHPRASLMLKLTSWMRLKAEYGYLYGYSFSEGWNTTLGNSSVNIEQDSYELVGSPNTALEASTISVGLWFGF is encoded by the coding sequence ATGATTAGAACAGCAGAACACCCAACGAGTTGGAGTACAATCTCAGGGGCAATCGTCGTGTTTGCGAATGCCGGAGCTTTAATTGTTTTGGCCAGTATAGTTTTATTTGCCACACCAGCATTTGTACAGGGTGCCGAGCACACAGAGGTCACGGTGAATCTGGGACAGCTATCCGAATTGAAAGAAGTTGAACAGGAACTCAATGAAGTCGCCATAGAAGTACAGGAAGCTTTAGGGGAGGTCGGTATAGAAACCGGGATTAAGATCAATTTTGAAAATGATGAAGATGATGCACGTCCCAAACTCGGAGTCTATTTAAACAATATGGATTTTGAGGATGCCTACAAAATGCGTTATCCCTATGCACATGGTGTCCTGGTAAATGGAACGGTGAATAATGGTAGTGCTGACAAAGCCGGTATCATTGAAGATGACATTATCATGTACTTTGATGGTACAAAAGTACTGTATGAAGATCATTTAGTACGCTTGATTCGCAGCAAGCATTTTGGTGATCAGGTGCAAGTCGTTTTCTACCGTGATGAAGCCCTGGATTCCACCTTGGTTACTTTTACCAAACCAGTGAAAAAAGAAAAAGCATTAGCATTGGTAGATGAAGACAAGAAAGAGAAAAAACGTCGTAATTCCCGTGGTTACGGTGGTGGTGGGTTTACCCCCATGTTGGTGCAGGATCAATTTACAGATGTTGGTGATCTTATGACTACTCTTGGTCTTTCATCTACTCCCTTCAAGGATGAGGGTATCGTTCTTTGGGGTGGCTCTGGTCAAGGCTATGTTGGCAACGGTTGGTTCTTAGGTGGCTTTGGTAATGGTGGCAGTCTTTCAAACACGGTAACGGTTATGGATGGAACTACCCAGGTAGACCGGAAGATCACTTTTGGAATGGGTTTTGGAGGCTTAACAGTTGAGAAACGTTTGGCACCCTTTTCATGGGCAACCATTGGCGCTGGTGTTGGTCTTGGAGGTGGTGGAATCGATCTAGCGGTTTCGCAGAATGATGGTAATTTCTCATGGATAAATCTTGGAACAGAACTGCTTAACACCAACAGCACAACGGTAAACTTTTCAAAGAACTATGCAATTGTTCATCCAAGAGCGAGCCTGATGCTCAAACTAACCAGTTGGATGCGTCTTAAGGCTGAATACGGTTATCTCTACGGATATTCATTCAGCGAAGGTTGGAACACTACCCTGGGTAACAGCTCTGTGAATATTGAACAGGACTCCTATGAATTGGTAGGCAGCCCGAATACAGCACTGGAAGCCAGTACGATCTCAGTCGGATTATGGTTCGGATTCTAG